In Streptosporangium lutulentum, the genomic window GCGTCCGGCGAGCTCGGCGTTCATGCCGCGCCTCCCAGCAGCATCTGCAGCCGGCTCCAGGCGGCGGACCAGTCGATCCAGTCGTCCTCGCCGCCGTCGGGCACCCGCTTGTAGGTCTGGGTGATGAAGGAGGTGAGCTCATCGCGACGGGCATAAAGCTTGCTCGGCTGCGGGCCGGTGGGGTGCAGGACGATCTCGATGTAGTCCTCGGCCTCAGCAGGGCCAAAGCGGATGTCGCCCTCGCCGACCGGCTTCACGCAAGTCGGGTGC contains:
- a CDS encoding SsgA family sporulation/cell division regulator, coding for LTVCFADRPNQGFKARAVYELTDPYAVQLQFPSPSGTGAIAWTFARDLLVQVVHPTCVKPVGEGDIRFGPAEAEDYIEIVLHPTGPQPSKLYARRDELTSFITQTYKRVPDGGEDDWIDWSAAWSRLQMLLGGAA